One Azospirillum sp. B510 genomic window carries:
- the pbpC gene encoding penicillin-binding protein 1C has protein sequence MAAGVAALAATALLLDRLFPPPLERLSDLSVTVTDRKGKPLRVFTNAAGAWRLPATVDDVSPLFVELLMAYEDRRFESHAGVDPLAVLRAAAQNLGAGRVVSGASTITMQVARLLEPRPRSLTAKLIEAARAAQLEWRYGKRDILGMYLTLAPYGGNIEGIRAASLMLLGKAPVELDAAEAALLVSLPQSPSRLRPDRYPERARAARDKVLDRVAEAGALPPKAVAEAKTLPVPSARLPLPASAPHLADRLRGANPGRAELATTIDGTLQQAVEALARRAAETLNPQAGLAVLVVDNRDRSVLAYLGSPDALDETRQGPIDMVRAVRSPGSALKPFIYGLGFDDGIIHPLTQIADVSTRFGDWAPRNFDRSFTGDLTVMEALQRSLNVPAVLVLDRVGPLRFTEALRKAGVRLVLPGGTTLPGLPVALGGASISLWDMTTLYSGLARDGQVAPLRTMPDQPGGAEQRLLSATAAQQVRAILEGSPPPPGVVQAQELRGSGPVALKTGTSYGFRDAWAFGVTGRYTVGVWVGRPDGTPSPDHYGRNTAAPLLFDVFDRLPAERGRPAGPVRNEAPPDLLRRLRPGEVELAGPRQTDRLRLTFPVSDMVLEALGPDGKGEPMTLSASGGRRPLSWLIDGRRIAQSPIAREVVWRPDGPGLVRVTVLDADGRSDSATVEIR, from the coding sequence GTGGCGGCGGGCGTCGCCGCCCTGGCGGCGACGGCGCTGCTGCTCGACCGGCTGTTCCCGCCGCCGCTGGAGCGGCTGTCCGACCTGTCGGTGACCGTCACCGACCGCAAGGGCAAGCCGTTGCGCGTCTTCACCAACGCGGCGGGGGCGTGGCGTCTGCCGGCGACGGTCGACGACGTGTCGCCGCTGTTCGTCGAGCTGCTGATGGCCTATGAGGACCGGCGGTTCGAGAGCCATGCCGGCGTCGATCCGCTGGCGGTGCTGCGGGCGGCGGCGCAGAATCTGGGGGCGGGGCGGGTGGTCTCCGGCGCCTCCACCATCACCATGCAGGTCGCCCGCCTGCTGGAGCCGCGCCCGCGCAGCCTCACCGCCAAGCTGATCGAGGCCGCCCGCGCGGCGCAGTTGGAATGGCGCTACGGCAAGCGCGACATCCTCGGCATGTATCTGACGCTCGCCCCCTATGGCGGCAACATCGAGGGCATCCGTGCGGCGTCGCTGATGCTGCTGGGCAAGGCGCCGGTGGAGCTGGACGCGGCGGAGGCGGCGCTGCTGGTCTCGCTGCCGCAATCGCCCTCCCGTCTGCGGCCCGACCGCTATCCGGAGCGGGCGCGGGCGGCGCGCGACAAGGTGCTGGACCGGGTGGCGGAAGCCGGCGCCCTGCCGCCCAAGGCGGTGGCGGAGGCCAAGACGCTGCCGGTGCCCTCGGCCCGTCTGCCGCTGCCGGCCTCGGCCCCGCATCTGGCCGACCGGCTGCGCGGCGCCAACCCCGGCCGGGCGGAGCTCGCCACCACCATCGACGGCACCCTGCAACAGGCGGTCGAGGCGCTGGCGCGGCGGGCGGCGGAGACGCTGAACCCGCAGGCGGGGCTGGCGGTGCTGGTGGTCGACAACCGCGACCGCTCGGTCCTGGCCTATCTCGGCAGTCCCGACGCGCTGGACGAGACCCGGCAGGGGCCGATCGACATGGTGCGGGCGGTGCGCTCGCCGGGATCGGCGCTGAAGCCCTTCATCTATGGGCTGGGCTTCGACGACGGCATCATCCACCCGCTGACCCAGATCGCCGACGTCTCCACCCGCTTCGGCGACTGGGCGCCGCGCAATTTCGACCGCAGCTTCACCGGCGACCTGACGGTGATGGAGGCGCTGCAACGCTCGCTGAATGTGCCGGCGGTGCTGGTGCTCGACCGGGTCGGACCGCTGCGCTTCACCGAGGCGTTGCGCAAGGCCGGTGTCCGGCTGGTGCTGCCGGGCGGAACGACGCTGCCGGGGCTGCCGGTGGCGCTGGGCGGGGCGTCGATCAGTCTATGGGACATGACGACGCTTTACAGCGGCCTGGCGCGGGACGGGCAGGTGGCGCCGCTGCGCACCATGCCGGACCAGCCGGGCGGGGCGGAGCAGCGGCTGCTGTCCGCCACGGCGGCCCAGCAGGTGCGGGCGATCCTGGAAGGCTCGCCGCCGCCGCCGGGGGTGGTGCAGGCGCAGGAACTGCGCGGCAGCGGGCCGGTGGCGCTGAAGACCGGCACCAGCTATGGCTTCCGCGACGCCTGGGCCTTCGGCGTGACCGGACGCTATACGGTGGGGGTGTGGGTCGGACGGCCGGACGGCACGCCGAGCCCCGACCATTACGGACGCAACACCGCCGCTCCGCTGCTGTTCGACGTGTTCGACCGGCTGCCGGCCGAGCGCGGCCGACCCGCCGGGCCGGTGCGCAACGAGGCGCCGCCGGATTTGCTGCGCCGCCTGCGGCCGGGCGAGGTGGAATTGGCGGGGCCGCGCCAGACCGACCGCCTGCGGCTGACCTTCCCGGTCAGCGACATGGTGCTGGAGGCGCTGGGCCCGGATGGCAAGGGGGAGCCGATGACCCTGAGCGCCAGCGGCGGGCGGCGACCGCTGTCCTGGCTGATCGACGGGCGCCGAATCGCCCAGTCGCCCATCGCGCGCGAGGTGGTGTGGCGGCCGGACGGTCCGGGGCTGGTGCGGGTCACCGTGCTGGACGCCGACGGCCGCAGCGACAGCGCGACCGTGGAAATACGCTGA
- a CDS encoding multicopper oxidase family protein — protein sequence MTLALSRRRLLSTAAAGGCAALLPAFPRSLLAAAPVGEAVRLTVDRRTLEVNGKAAGVFGIRQPDGTHGLTLEPGRRFLVDLSNRAGEDTIIHWHGQTPPYVQDGVVDGNRPAIRDGETVRYDFTPRTGTHWMHSHHGMQEQLLMAAPLVVRAEEELRADEQEVTMLLHDFTFRDPTEILSSLGAPSGGMSHDGMNHDGMNQGAMDHASMDHGAMNHGSGHDMAGMSGAMAMDMNDVEYDAYLANDRTLADPEVVRVERGGRVRLRIINGATSTAFHLDLGLLSGDVIAVDGNPVRPVAGSRFAISMGQRLDIRLTLPAEGGAFPVLALREGAAQRTGILLATPGAAVDRIAPAGQAATDPLDLSLERQLVAVTPLATRAADLTRRMRLTGSMAPYVWSLDGRTFGAHQPLVVRQGQRVELTFENASMMAHPMHLHGHHFQVVAIDGRPLVGAVRDTVLVPMMGSVTVAFDADNPGRWPLHCHNLLHMATGMMTEVVYEGVG from the coding sequence ATGACTCTCGCGCTTTCGCGCCGCCGTCTGCTGTCGACGGCGGCGGCCGGCGGCTGTGCCGCCCTGCTGCCCGCTTTTCCCCGGTCCCTTCTTGCCGCCGCTCCCGTGGGCGAGGCCGTCCGTCTGACGGTCGACCGCCGTACGCTTGAGGTGAATGGCAAGGCGGCCGGCGTATTCGGCATCCGCCAGCCCGACGGCACCCATGGGCTGACGCTGGAGCCCGGCCGGCGCTTCCTGGTCGATCTCTCCAACCGGGCGGGGGAGGACACCATCATCCATTGGCACGGCCAGACCCCGCCTTATGTCCAGGATGGAGTCGTCGACGGGAACAGGCCGGCGATCCGCGACGGCGAGACCGTCCGCTATGACTTCACGCCGCGCACAGGCACCCATTGGATGCATTCCCACCACGGCATGCAGGAACAGCTGCTGATGGCGGCGCCGCTGGTTGTCCGCGCCGAGGAGGAGCTCCGCGCCGACGAGCAGGAGGTGACCATGCTGCTGCATGATTTCACCTTCCGCGATCCGACCGAGATCCTGTCCTCTCTCGGCGCCCCATCCGGCGGGATGAGCCATGACGGGATGAACCATGACGGGATGAACCAGGGCGCCATGGATCACGCCTCGATGGATCATGGAGCGATGAACCACGGCTCCGGGCATGACATGGCCGGCATGTCCGGCGCCATGGCGATGGATATGAACGATGTCGAGTATGACGCCTATCTCGCCAACGACCGCACGCTTGCCGACCCGGAGGTTGTGCGGGTGGAGCGGGGCGGACGCGTCCGGCTGCGCATCATCAACGGCGCCACCTCGACCGCCTTCCATCTCGACCTCGGGCTGTTGAGCGGCGATGTGATCGCGGTGGACGGCAACCCGGTGCGTCCGGTGGCCGGCAGCCGTTTCGCCATCAGCATGGGGCAGCGGCTGGACATCCGCCTGACGCTGCCGGCCGAGGGTGGCGCCTTTCCGGTCCTGGCCCTGCGCGAAGGGGCGGCGCAGCGCACCGGCATCCTCCTCGCCACGCCCGGCGCGGCGGTGGACAGGATCGCGCCGGCCGGGCAGGCGGCGACCGATCCGCTCGACCTGTCGCTGGAACGGCAACTGGTCGCGGTGACGCCGCTGGCGACGCGGGCCGCCGACCTGACGCGCCGGATGCGATTGACCGGGTCGATGGCGCCCTATGTCTGGAGCCTGGACGGGCGGACCTTCGGCGCGCACCAGCCGCTTGTGGTCCGCCAGGGCCAGCGGGTGGAGCTGACCTTCGAGAACGCTTCGATGATGGCGCATCCCATGCACCTGCACGGCCATCATTTCCAGGTCGTCGCCATCGACGGCCGTCCGCTGGTGGGGGCGGTGCGCGACACCGTCCTGGTGCCGATGATGGGCAGCGTGACGGTCGCCTTCGACGCCGACAATCCCGGCCGCTGGCCGCTGCATTGCCACAACCTGTTGCACATGGCGACGGGGATGATGACGGAGGTGGTTTACGAAGGGGTGGGGTGA
- a CDS encoding SlyX family protein: MADLESRLAHHERMAEEMSEVIFAQGRTIDLLTVRLQRMRDRLEATEYAIASPQDDRPPPHY; this comes from the coding sequence TTGGCCGATCTGGAAAGCCGCCTCGCCCATCACGAGCGGATGGCGGAGGAGATGTCGGAAGTCATCTTCGCCCAGGGCCGGACCATCGACCTTCTGACCGTCCGGCTCCAGCGCATGCGCGACCGGCTGGAGGCGACCGAATACGCCATCGCCTCGCCGCAGGACGACCGGCCGCCGCCGCATTATTGA
- a CDS encoding Nramp family divalent metal transporter — protein MKTASPTIADSVAVTAASPAPSVTTMAGRRFWTMLGPGFVVAVGYMDPGNWATDIAAGSSFGFALLSAVLIASLAGIFLQGLIVRLTLATGTDLARLIRQRFPRPVAMAVWLVSELAMIATDLAELLGSAIALKLLFGIPVMAGVVVSALLTFGILALPGARGRAPELVVGALMSVVVVCFAWELAIARPDPAALLAGLMPSVELARDPQMLYLSLGIIGATVMPHNLFLHSGLVRSRLAGVRTEAERRQAARWLTIDLSAALALAGLVNGAILAVAAVAFQGVAQGGATPGIEDAHALLSGSIGTAAALVFAIALLAAGQSSTTTGTMAGQMVTEGFLNLRLSPVTRALITRGASLIPALAVLGSAGDGAVDGLLVLSQVVLALTLPFILIPMLVLLRNDKLMGGLAMGPLTLRLASLTVLVLTGLSGWLAGSSAMA, from the coding sequence GTGAAGACCGCATCCCCCACCATCGCCGACAGCGTCGCCGTCACCGCGGCCTCCCCGGCGCCCTCCGTAACCACCATGGCCGGGCGCCGGTTCTGGACCATGCTCGGCCCCGGCTTCGTGGTGGCGGTCGGCTACATGGATCCGGGCAACTGGGCGACCGACATCGCGGCGGGCTCCAGTTTCGGCTTCGCTCTGCTGTCGGCGGTGCTGATCGCCAGCCTGGCCGGCATCTTCCTGCAAGGGCTGATCGTGCGGCTGACGCTGGCAACCGGCACCGATCTGGCCCGGCTGATCCGCCAGCGCTTCCCGCGTCCGGTGGCGATGGCGGTCTGGCTGGTGTCGGAGCTGGCGATGATCGCCACCGATCTGGCCGAGCTGCTGGGCAGCGCCATCGCGCTGAAGCTGCTGTTCGGCATCCCGGTCATGGCCGGCGTGGTGGTCTCCGCCCTGCTGACCTTCGGCATCCTGGCCCTGCCCGGCGCCAGGGGCCGGGCGCCGGAACTGGTGGTCGGCGCGCTGATGAGCGTGGTGGTGGTCTGCTTCGCCTGGGAGCTGGCGATCGCCCGCCCCGATCCCGCCGCCCTGCTGGCCGGGCTGATGCCGAGCGTCGAGCTGGCCCGCGATCCGCAGATGCTGTACCTGTCGCTGGGCATCATCGGCGCCACCGTCATGCCGCACAACCTGTTCCTGCACTCCGGTCTGGTCCGCTCGCGGCTGGCCGGGGTGAGGACGGAGGCGGAACGCCGGCAGGCCGCCCGCTGGCTGACCATCGACCTGTCGGCCGCGCTGGCGCTGGCCGGTCTGGTCAACGGCGCCATCCTGGCGGTCGCCGCCGTGGCGTTCCAGGGGGTCGCCCAGGGCGGCGCCACCCCCGGCATCGAGGATGCCCATGCCCTGCTGAGCGGCAGCATCGGCACCGCCGCCGCCCTGGTCTTTGCCATCGCCCTGCTGGCCGCCGGGCAGAGTTCCACCACCACCGGCACCATGGCCGGGCAGATGGTGACGGAAGGCTTCCTGAACCTGCGCCTGAGCCCGGTCACCCGGGCGCTGATCACCCGCGGCGCCTCGCTGATCCCGGCGCTGGCGGTGCTGGGCAGCGCCGGCGACGGCGCGGTCGACGGGCTGCTGGTGTTGAGTCAGGTGGTTCTGGCGCTGACCCTGCCTTTCATCCTGATCCCGATGCTGGTGCTGCTGCGCAATGACAAGCTGATGGGCGGGCTGGCGATGGGGCCGCTGACCCTGCGGCTGGCGAGCCTGACCGTCCTGGTGCTGACCGGCCTGTCCGGCTGGCTGGCTGGCAGCAGCGCGATGGCGTGA
- a CDS encoding helicase-related protein, whose protein sequence is MTEDLDSSAADPHLVHDLATAHPEVTTLGAAGVLRMRDAEARGLVPLGLPLPKGKRDLLVPAERREAILLEIAGRIDRAHRRDALLAQGRRALAGGHTALLSCEDRTRVRAVRGDELPWPGLSPAIRLQASRGFDALELSDLSDAELSARLDHDPALCAALDGALSRVAARLRDLAERAGGDPDWGFANLAERLGKAARNRTDADELLERWDREYDQWRRERAEARGRAYVDRHFDFSRFERLFPVARGMNRRLVLVIGPTNSGKTHRAITALREARDGVYLAPLRLLALEVMERLNAEGTPTTLITGEEEIRTPGARHTASTIEVMDPDRPVEVAVIDEIQMLADPARGWAWTAALMGVPAETVYILGAPEVRPLVERAAAHLGEPLEVVELARKTPLSMLDRRLEWAEVERGDALIAFSRREVHSVRDTLLAQGLSVAAIYGALAPAVRRREAARFLSGEADVVVATDAIGMGLNLPCRRVLFTALEKFDGSAVRPLTATEVKQIAGRAGRFGQFEEGHFGVIARGAPAALKRLLEAPDRSLRADAPLPVRPTRAMLARLASHIDSDETRLLVECFGSADTAGSPFRLADLSALRRAAPMLDARRLALSAKLELLLAPADLEEAEDAKVFAAILDAVEAGEVLPLARLIPARFDGLAADVLEAASRACDLYFWAARKFPDALPDRERVRGARDAIGQRLSEALASRARRREPPPAAGFRGAPRKRFGPRRR, encoded by the coding sequence ATGACCGAAGACCTCGACAGCTCCGCCGCCGACCCCCATCTGGTCCACGACCTCGCCACCGCCCATCCGGAGGTGACGACGCTGGGAGCGGCCGGCGTGCTGCGGATGCGGGACGCCGAGGCGCGCGGGCTGGTGCCGCTCGGCCTGCCGCTGCCCAAGGGCAAGCGCGACCTGCTGGTCCCGGCGGAGCGGCGCGAGGCCATCCTGCTGGAGATCGCCGGCCGCATCGACCGCGCCCACCGCCGCGACGCCCTGCTGGCCCAGGGACGCCGGGCGCTGGCCGGCGGCCACACCGCCCTGTTGTCCTGCGAGGACCGCACCCGCGTCCGCGCCGTCCGTGGCGACGAGCTGCCCTGGCCCGGCCTGTCGCCGGCGATCCGCCTGCAAGCCTCCCGCGGCTTCGACGCGCTGGAGCTGTCGGACCTGTCCGATGCCGAGCTGTCGGCCCGGCTCGACCATGATCCGGCCCTGTGCGCCGCGTTGGACGGGGCGCTGTCCCGCGTCGCCGCCCGGCTGCGCGATCTGGCGGAGCGGGCCGGCGGCGATCCCGACTGGGGCTTCGCCAACCTCGCCGAGCGGCTGGGCAAGGCCGCCCGCAACCGCACGGACGCCGACGAGCTGCTCGAGCGCTGGGACCGCGAGTATGACCAGTGGCGGCGCGAGCGGGCCGAGGCGCGCGGCCGCGCCTATGTCGACCGCCATTTCGACTTCTCCCGCTTCGAACGGCTGTTCCCGGTGGCGCGCGGCATGAACCGCCGGCTGGTGCTGGTGATCGGCCCGACCAATTCCGGCAAGACCCACCGCGCCATCACCGCATTGCGCGAGGCCCGCGACGGCGTCTATCTGGCGCCGCTGCGCCTGCTGGCGCTGGAGGTGATGGAGCGGCTGAACGCCGAGGGCACGCCGACCACGCTGATCACCGGCGAGGAGGAGATCCGCACCCCCGGCGCCCGCCACACCGCCTCGACCATCGAGGTGATGGACCCCGACCGCCCGGTCGAGGTGGCGGTGATCGACGAAATCCAGATGCTGGCCGACCCGGCGCGCGGCTGGGCCTGGACCGCCGCCCTGATGGGGGTGCCGGCGGAGACCGTCTATATCCTCGGCGCGCCGGAGGTCCGCCCGCTGGTCGAACGCGCCGCCGCCCATCTCGGCGAGCCGCTGGAGGTGGTGGAGCTGGCGCGCAAGACGCCGCTGTCGATGCTCGACCGCCGGCTGGAATGGGCGGAGGTCGAGCGTGGCGACGCCCTGATCGCCTTCTCCCGCCGCGAGGTCCACAGCGTCCGCGACACGCTGCTGGCCCAGGGCCTGTCGGTCGCCGCCATCTATGGCGCGCTGGCCCCGGCGGTGCGGCGGCGCGAGGCAGCGCGCTTCCTGTCCGGCGAGGCGGATGTGGTGGTGGCGACCGACGCCATCGGCATGGGGCTGAACCTGCCCTGCCGCCGCGTGCTGTTCACCGCCCTGGAGAAGTTCGACGGCAGCGCCGTCCGCCCGCTGACCGCGACGGAGGTGAAGCAGATCGCCGGCCGCGCCGGCCGCTTCGGCCAGTTCGAGGAGGGGCATTTCGGCGTCATCGCCCGTGGCGCTCCCGCCGCGCTGAAACGGCTGCTGGAGGCGCCCGACCGCAGCCTGCGCGCCGACGCCCCGCTGCCCGTCCGCCCGACCCGCGCCATGCTGGCCCGCCTCGCCAGCCACATCGACAGCGACGAGACCCGATTGCTGGTGGAGTGCTTCGGCAGTGCCGACACCGCCGGCTCCCCCTTCCGGCTGGCCGACCTGTCGGCCCTGCGCCGGGCGGCGCCGATGCTGGACGCCCGCCGGCTGGCCCTGTCGGCCAAGCTCGAGCTGCTGCTGGCCCCCGCCGATCTTGAGGAGGCGGAGGACGCCAAGGTCTTCGCCGCCATCCTCGACGCGGTGGAGGCCGGGGAAGTGCTGCCGCTCGCCCGGCTGATCCCGGCACGCTTCGACGGGCTGGCCGCCGATGTGCTGGAGGCGGCGTCGCGCGCCTGCGACCTCTATTTCTGGGCCGCGCGCAAATTCCCCGACGCCCTGCCCGACCGCGAGCGCGTGCGCGGCGCCCGCGACGCCATCGGCCAACGCCTGTCCGAAGCGTTGGCGTCGCGCGCCCGCCGCCGCGAACCGCCGCCGGCCGCCGGCTTCCGCGGCGCCCCGCGCAAACGCTTCGGCCCGCGCCGCCGCTGA
- a CDS encoding TrmH family RNA methyltransferase, whose amino-acid sequence MPTIIPITDPEDPRIEPYRDVRERDLVGRDGLFIAEGAVVVRSLVQSSRTLARSLLVAEKRVTALEPMLAALPPGTPVYTATQPVLDRIAGFPLHRGILAVGERISIPSAADLLDACGPVARVVMLFGIGNHDNMGGIFRNAAAFGADAVILDPGCCDPLYRKAIRVSVGATLLVPTARLDAGEDPLALLDRFRFEAVALSPAGAETLAALTPPRRAALLFGSEGPGLPPALLARARSVRIPMAGGFDSLNVATTSGIVLHHVAAGQATPA is encoded by the coding sequence ATGCCCACCATCATCCCGATCACCGACCCGGAAGACCCGCGCATCGAGCCCTACCGCGACGTGCGGGAACGCGATCTGGTCGGCCGCGACGGGCTGTTCATCGCCGAGGGGGCGGTGGTGGTGCGCAGCCTCGTCCAGTCCAGCCGCACCCTTGCCCGCTCGCTGCTGGTCGCCGAAAAGCGGGTGACGGCGCTGGAGCCGATGCTGGCGGCCCTTCCGCCCGGCACGCCGGTCTATACCGCCACCCAGCCGGTGCTGGACCGCATCGCCGGCTTTCCCCTGCATCGCGGCATCCTGGCGGTGGGGGAGAGGATCTCCATCCCCAGCGCCGCCGATCTGCTCGACGCCTGCGGCCCGGTCGCCCGCGTGGTGATGCTGTTCGGCATCGGCAACCATGACAATATGGGTGGCATCTTCCGCAACGCCGCCGCCTTCGGCGCCGACGCGGTGATCCTCGATCCCGGCTGCTGCGATCCGCTCTACCGCAAGGCGATCCGCGTTTCGGTGGGGGCGACGCTGCTGGTGCCGACGGCGCGGCTCGACGCCGGGGAGGATCCGCTCGCCCTGCTCGACCGCTTCCGCTTCGAGGCGGTGGCCTTGAGCCCGGCCGGCGCCGAGACCCTGGCCGCCCTGACACCGCCCCGCCGCGCCGCCCTGCTGTTCGGGTCGGAGGGGCCGGGACTGCCGCCCGCCCTGCTGGCCCGCGCCCGCAGCGTCCGCATCCCGATGGCCGGCGGCTTCGATTCCCTCAACGTGGCGACCACCAGCGGCATCGTGCTGCACCACGTCGCCGCCGGACAGGCCACACCAGCATGA
- a CDS encoding patatin-like phospholipase family protein produces MQALPPPKPTLALALQGGGAHGAFTWGVLDRLLEEDIQLVGVSGASAGAMNAAMLAQGWARGGRLGALGGAREGARAELATFWERVSAAGRLGPIRPSVTDRLLGRWNVDQAPGSHLVDWARRWVSPYRTQSADFHPLRGLLTEMVEPELIRRSGLRLFVSATMVRSGALRLFDETEVGVDHLLASACLPNLFRAVRIDGEDYWDGGYLANPPLSPLAAACPGADLLVVAINPFTCAATPEEPADIAARLNQITFNAALLQEMRCLSARADGPRLHLIGADDHLQDLGLYSKLMTDWSFLNWLRDAGREAAERWVEDNLRAVGSESTARSPALA; encoded by the coding sequence ATGCAGGCTCTGCCGCCGCCCAAGCCGACTCTGGCGCTGGCGTTGCAGGGCGGCGGCGCCCATGGCGCCTTCACCTGGGGCGTGCTCGACCGGCTGCTGGAGGAGGATATCCAGTTGGTCGGGGTCAGCGGCGCCAGCGCCGGGGCGATGAACGCGGCGATGCTGGCGCAGGGCTGGGCGCGGGGCGGCCGCCTGGGCGCGTTGGGGGGAGCGCGGGAGGGCGCGCGGGCCGAACTGGCGACTTTCTGGGAGCGGGTGAGCGCCGCCGGCCGGCTGGGGCCGATCCGTCCGAGCGTGACCGACCGTCTGCTCGGCCGCTGGAACGTCGATCAGGCGCCCGGCAGCCATCTGGTGGATTGGGCGCGGCGCTGGGTCAGCCCCTATCGGACGCAATCGGCCGACTTCCATCCGCTGCGCGGGCTGCTGACCGAGATGGTCGAGCCGGAGCTGATCCGGCGCAGCGGGCTGCGGCTGTTCGTCAGCGCCACCATGGTGCGCAGCGGCGCCCTGCGGCTGTTCGACGAGACGGAGGTCGGGGTCGATCATCTGCTGGCCTCCGCCTGCCTGCCGAACCTGTTCCGCGCGGTGCGGATCGACGGTGAGGATTATTGGGATGGCGGTTATCTCGCCAATCCGCCGCTGTCGCCGCTGGCGGCGGCCTGTCCCGGCGCCGATCTGCTGGTGGTGGCGATCAATCCCTTCACCTGCGCCGCCACGCCGGAGGAACCGGCCGACATCGCCGCCCGCCTGAACCAGATCACCTTCAATGCCGCCCTGTTGCAGGAGATGCGCTGCCTGTCCGCCCGCGCCGACGGCCCGCGCCTGCATCTGATCGGCGCCGACGACCATCTTCAGGATCTGGGGCTCTATTCCAAGCTGATGACCGACTGGAGCTTCCTGAACTGGTTGCGCGACGCCGGGCGCGAGGCGGCGGAGCGCTGGGTGGAGGACAATCTGCGGGCGGTCGGGAGCGAGAGCACCGCGCGGTCGCCGGCGCTGGCGTGA